The Salinispora tropica CNB-440 genome has a window encoding:
- a CDS encoding P-II family nitrogen regulator: MKLVTAVIKPYQLDAVKEALHALGVAGLTVSEVQGYGRQKGHTEVYRGAEYTVEFLPKIRVEVLTDELDVNKIVDAVVAAARTGKIGDGKVWVTGVEEVVRVRTGERGLDAV, encoded by the coding sequence ATGAAGCTGGTGACCGCGGTCATCAAGCCATACCAGCTGGACGCGGTGAAGGAGGCCCTGCACGCGCTTGGTGTGGCCGGCCTGACCGTCAGCGAGGTCCAGGGCTACGGCCGCCAGAAGGGGCACACCGAGGTGTATCGGGGTGCCGAGTACACGGTGGAGTTTCTGCCCAAGATCCGGGTGGAGGTGCTCACCGACGAGCTGGATGTCAACAAGATCGTTGACGCCGTCGTCGCCGCCGCCCGGACCGGCAAGATCGGTGACGGCAAGGTGTGGGTCACCGGGGTCGAGGAGGTCGTCCGGGTCCGCACCGGCGAACGCGGCCTCGACGCCGTGTAG
- a CDS encoding alkaline phosphatase D family protein — protein MPAADLLVGPLLRRVVGTQATIWVETSAPATVTVRTADGATGTASTFSAYQHHYALVVVSGLTPDTATSYEVLLDGEPVWPQPRPYRPSIIRTRATDDREQPVRLVFGSCRETTQRATARRLPPDALDAYARGLAATGDPADLPDLLVLLGDQVYADETSPTVRRLLRRRRRRPVGAPVDQVVSFDEYTKLYLESWRAPETRWLLSTVPNVMIFDDHEIVDDWNTSAAWRADARAQPWWGERISSGLASYWVYQHLGNLAPEEIAADPLYAKVTVAEDATDVLREFGHRVDRESDLAHDPERWRAVQYQWSFALDVGRTRLVMVDNRCSRVLASGRRAMLPPGEWSWLVNQTHGSYDHLVVGSSLPWLLPPGIHHVEAWNEVLADSHRRWVADAAEKLRRALDLEHWAAFRRSFDALGKLFARIGGGTPDGATRPRREPGQPGQPVESDPSPPPASISVLGGDVHHSYVARARFADPAVVTPVHQLTCSPLHNQVPAGMRPLLRLGWSPVLAMAARALSRTAGTDRPPLRWTKLAGPYFGNAIGTLRHDGRTAEVTISGTTSAGALHEVMRRDLTSG, from the coding sequence ATGCCCGCCGCAGACCTGCTCGTCGGCCCGCTGCTGCGCCGGGTTGTCGGCACGCAGGCCACCATCTGGGTGGAGACCAGCGCCCCCGCGACGGTCACCGTCCGTACGGCCGATGGCGCCACCGGCACCGCGTCCACCTTCTCCGCCTACCAGCACCACTACGCCCTGGTCGTGGTCTCCGGGCTGACGCCCGACACCGCCACCAGCTACGAGGTGCTGCTCGACGGGGAACCCGTCTGGCCGCAGCCCCGCCCGTACCGACCCAGCATCATCCGCACCCGGGCCACCGACGACCGGGAACAGCCGGTACGCCTGGTGTTCGGCTCGTGCCGGGAAACCACCCAGCGCGCCACCGCCCGCCGGCTGCCCCCGGACGCGCTCGACGCGTACGCGCGTGGGTTGGCCGCCACCGGCGATCCGGCGGACCTGCCCGACCTGCTGGTGCTCCTCGGGGACCAGGTCTATGCCGACGAGACCTCACCGACCGTACGACGGTTGCTCCGGCGGCGGCGTCGGCGGCCGGTGGGCGCGCCGGTGGACCAGGTGGTGAGCTTCGACGAGTACACCAAGCTCTACCTGGAGTCGTGGCGCGCCCCGGAGACCCGCTGGCTGCTCTCCACCGTGCCGAACGTCATGATCTTCGACGACCACGAAATCGTGGACGACTGGAACACCTCCGCTGCCTGGCGCGCGGACGCGCGTGCCCAGCCCTGGTGGGGCGAGCGCATCAGCAGCGGGCTGGCCTCCTACTGGGTCTACCAGCACCTGGGCAACCTCGCCCCGGAGGAGATCGCCGCCGACCCGCTCTACGCGAAGGTGACCGTCGCCGAAGACGCCACCGACGTACTCCGCGAGTTCGGCCACCGGGTCGACCGGGAGTCCGACCTCGCACACGACCCCGAACGGTGGCGGGCGGTTCAGTACCAGTGGAGCTTCGCGCTCGATGTCGGCCGAACCCGCCTGGTCATGGTCGACAACCGGTGCAGCCGGGTGCTGGCGTCGGGCCGGCGGGCGATGCTGCCGCCGGGCGAGTGGTCCTGGCTGGTCAACCAGACCCACGGCAGCTACGACCACCTGGTCGTGGGGTCGTCCCTGCCCTGGCTGCTGCCGCCCGGCATCCACCACGTGGAGGCGTGGAACGAGGTGCTCGCCGACTCCCACCGGCGCTGGGTGGCCGACGCGGCGGAGAAGCTACGCCGCGCTCTCGACCTCGAACACTGGGCGGCGTTCCGTCGCTCCTTCGACGCGCTCGGGAAGCTCTTCGCCCGCATCGGTGGTGGCACACCGGACGGGGCGACCCGGCCACGCCGTGAGCCGGGGCAGCCCGGGCAGCCGGTGGAGAGCGACCCGAGCCCCCCGCCGGCGTCGATCAGTGTCCTCGGCGGCGACGTGCACCACTCGTACGTGGCCCGGGCCCGGTTCGCCGATCCGGCGGTGGTCACCCCCGTACACCAGCTCACCTGTTCCCCGCTGCACAACCAGGTGCCGGCCGGGATGCGTCCGCTGCTGCGGCTGGGCTGGTCACCCGTCCTGGCCATGGCCGCCCGAGCACTGTCTCGCACCGCCGGGACCGACCGGCCGCCGCTGCGCTGGACGAAGCTGGCCGGCCCGTACTTCGGCAACGCCATCGGCACCCTGCGACACGACGGGCGGACGGCCGAGGTGACGATCTCGGGCACCACCAGCGCGGGTGCGCTGCACGAAGTGATGCGCCGCGACCTCACCAGCGGCTGA
- a CDS encoding amidohydrolase family protein, with protein sequence MALHVRGVLLPEDEVRDIWLVGDRVTFEPVAGAETIADGGFLIPGLTDAHCHIGIARGGTPITSLDQARELAQANRDAGVLAIRDAGSPYPYPELDDAPDLPRLARAGRHVAPPKRYLRGVGVEVGAAEVAATVAAQADAGNGWVKLVGDWIDRGVGDLAPAWDPETMTAAVRAAHAAGARAAVHTFSESAVEIMVRAGVDSVEHGTGLSLDLIDVMARQGTALIPTMINIRNFGGIADQARAKFPSYADHMLALRDRFPEVVRAAHQAGVPIYVGTDAGGGIAHGLAAEEMLVLHEEAGMPAEAVLAAASWQAREWLGFPGLVEGGLADLIVYPEDPRRDLRVVRSPTRVVLRGRVLR encoded by the coding sequence ATGGCTCTGCACGTGCGTGGTGTGCTCCTGCCCGAAGACGAGGTCCGGGACATCTGGCTGGTCGGTGACCGGGTGACCTTCGAGCCGGTGGCCGGCGCGGAGACCATCGCCGACGGGGGCTTCCTGATCCCCGGCCTGACCGACGCGCACTGCCACATCGGCATCGCCCGGGGCGGGACGCCGATCACCTCGCTCGACCAGGCCCGCGAGCTGGCCCAGGCCAACCGGGACGCCGGGGTGCTCGCCATCCGGGACGCCGGCTCCCCGTACCCGTATCCGGAGCTCGACGACGCTCCGGACCTGCCACGGCTGGCCCGGGCCGGCCGGCACGTGGCCCCGCCGAAGCGCTACCTGCGCGGCGTCGGGGTGGAGGTCGGCGCGGCAGAGGTGGCCGCGACCGTCGCCGCGCAGGCCGACGCCGGCAACGGCTGGGTCAAGCTGGTCGGCGACTGGATTGATCGCGGCGTCGGCGACCTCGCCCCGGCCTGGGACCCGGAGACCATGACCGCAGCGGTTCGCGCCGCGCACGCCGCCGGGGCCCGCGCCGCGGTGCACACCTTCTCCGAGTCCGCCGTTGAAATCATGGTGCGGGCCGGGGTCGACTCGGTGGAACACGGCACCGGCCTGAGCCTGGACCTGATCGACGTGATGGCCCGGCAGGGCACCGCGCTCATACCAACTATGATCAACATACGTAATTTCGGTGGCATCGCGGACCAGGCGCGGGCGAAGTTTCCCAGCTACGCCGACCACATGCTCGCCCTGCGAGACCGCTTCCCCGAGGTGGTCCGCGCCGCCCACCAGGCCGGCGTGCCGATCTACGTCGGCACGGATGCCGGCGGTGGCATCGCACACGGTCTGGCCGCCGAGGAGATGCTGGTGCTGCACGAAGAGGCCGGGATGCCCGCCGAGGCCGTCCTCGCCGCCGCCTCCTGGCAGGCCCGCGAGTGGCTCGGCTTCCCCGGTCTGGTCGAGGGGGGCCTGGCCGATCTGATCGTCTACCCGGAGGATCCACGGCGAGACCTCCGCGTCGTCCGGTCGCCCACCCGGGTCGTCCTCCGCGGCCGGGTCCTGCGCTGA
- a CDS encoding ammonium transporter: MPEAPTIDTGNTAWLLVSSAIVLLMTPGLALFYGGLNRAKGVLNMIMMSFSAIGLVSILWLFYGFSAAFGTDQGGVIGDLGQYLGTKTFMAETDLWGETGIPLYVFMAFQMMFAVITVALISGAISDRAKFSGWLLFVVGWASLVYFPVAHWVWGGGFIGAELGALDFAGGTAVHINAGAAALALVLVLGRRLGWPRETMKPHNVPMVALGAGLLWFGWFGFNAGSELTADLTTGLAFVNTQVATAAAVLGWLLVEKARDGRPTLVGASSGAIAGLVAITPACAFITPWAAVLLGLVAGAVCALAVSLKYRLGFDDSLDVVGVHFVGGWIGCLWIGLFGTSSVSSLVSDEGLFYGGGLAQLGVQALSALIVTGYSFAVAFVLAFVLEKTIGFRVSTEAEVEGIDIAEHAESGYDLSPAAGSAGGAFAAAGLAGGKPAGETGAAEQVASASSTGSRR, from the coding sequence GTGCCTGAAGCACCGACCATCGACACCGGCAACACCGCGTGGCTGCTGGTGTCGAGCGCGATCGTGCTGCTCATGACGCCCGGACTGGCGCTGTTCTACGGCGGTCTCAACCGGGCCAAGGGCGTCCTCAATATGATCATGATGAGCTTCTCCGCGATCGGGCTCGTCAGCATTCTCTGGTTGTTCTACGGCTTCTCCGCCGCTTTCGGTACGGATCAGGGCGGGGTCATCGGCGACCTTGGCCAGTACCTCGGCACCAAGACCTTCATGGCGGAGACCGACCTGTGGGGCGAGACCGGCATTCCGCTCTACGTCTTCATGGCCTTCCAGATGATGTTCGCGGTCATCACGGTCGCTCTGATCAGCGGTGCGATCTCCGACCGGGCCAAGTTCTCCGGCTGGCTGCTGTTCGTGGTCGGCTGGGCGAGTCTGGTCTACTTCCCGGTCGCGCACTGGGTCTGGGGCGGCGGCTTCATCGGTGCGGAGCTCGGCGCACTCGACTTCGCCGGTGGCACCGCGGTGCACATCAATGCCGGGGCGGCGGCACTGGCCCTGGTGCTGGTGCTGGGCCGGCGGCTCGGCTGGCCCCGGGAGACGATGAAGCCGCACAACGTCCCCATGGTCGCGCTCGGCGCCGGCCTGCTCTGGTTCGGCTGGTTCGGCTTCAACGCCGGCTCCGAGTTGACCGCGGACCTGACCACCGGGCTGGCCTTCGTCAACACCCAGGTGGCGACCGCCGCCGCCGTGCTCGGCTGGTTGCTGGTGGAGAAGGCGCGTGACGGCCGGCCCACCCTGGTCGGTGCCTCCTCCGGTGCCATCGCCGGGCTGGTCGCGATCACCCCGGCCTGCGCCTTCATCACCCCGTGGGCCGCGGTGCTGCTCGGCCTGGTCGCCGGTGCGGTCTGTGCGCTGGCGGTGAGCCTGAAGTATCGGCTGGGCTTCGACGACTCGCTCGACGTCGTCGGCGTGCACTTCGTCGGCGGCTGGATCGGCTGCCTCTGGATCGGTCTCTTCGGTACGTCGTCGGTCAGCTCACTGGTCAGTGACGAGGGTCTCTTCTACGGGGGCGGGTTGGCCCAGTTGGGCGTCCAGGCGCTCAGCGCGTTGATCGTCACCGGCTACTCCTTCGCGGTGGCGTTCGTTCTCGCCTTCGTCCTGGAGAAGACGATCGGCTTCCGGGTGAGCACGGAGGCCGAGGTCGAGGGGATCGACATCGCCGAGCACGCCGAAAGTGGCTACGACCTCTCTCCCGCCGCCGGTTCCGCGGGCGGTGCGTTCGCGGCGGCTGGCCTGGCCGGGGGTAAACCGGCTGGGGAGACCGGTGCTGCGGAGCAGGTCGCGTCGGCCTCGTCGACGGGCAGTCGGCGGTGA
- a CDS encoding [protein-PII] uridylyltransferase, whose protein sequence is MTSLIKKRTAGPDLLINEVTGASGGIDAAARAARAASVDGWLAGLLPGREGVALVAVGGLGRRQCAPYGDLDLLLLHTDVPGVDELAAGIWYPVWDAGLRLDHSVRTVAEALAVAQDDVRVALGLLDARFVAGDEALADRLVRLAADHWRRSAVRRLPGLRELTEARWAAHGELAFLLEGDLKEAAGGLRDVGLLRAIARAGITTALRPAVHAAHLRLLDTRDALHLRTGRRVDRLVAPERAGVATLLGLRQPWTDPSAEPVDEGDLLLRRVANDARTVSHALDDAFRAADRLRAGRRGTDGRPLRRPVARDVVEHDGELVLARTVIGVRPEPSLSLRVAAAAATTGLPIAAATCEWLAAYCPPLPTPWPAEARAALVTLLGAGPGLVPTWETCDRYGLVDGWLPEWTRIRSLPQHHPVHRFTLDRHLVQTASEAGRRTREVDRPDLLLLGALLHDVGKGLPGDHSQVGAPIAETVAARIGLPAAEVALIGRLVRLHLLLPEVATRRDLADPLTIAGVAAKVVDTSTLELLHALVRADAAATGPAAWSRWKERLVADLVARVRSALDTGRLPDPPVPDPALVTGPLPVVRLTGDEVAVAAAHRRGLLTTVAGCLALHRLDVISADASTVPGRALVEFRVQPRYGLAPDPVALGADLRRAVTGDGSVLQRLRGPAVAAGGAGPAPRVRWYREAATDAVVLELRAADAAGLLYRVSAALDEVGVQLRAARISTLGADVVDAFYLVGAGPDAETQARISAAVLAAAR, encoded by the coding sequence ATGACATCGTTGATCAAGAAGCGTACGGCCGGACCGGACCTCCTGATCAACGAGGTCACCGGTGCTTCCGGAGGGATCGACGCTGCCGCGCGGGCGGCCCGGGCAGCGTCCGTCGACGGCTGGCTCGCCGGGCTGCTGCCCGGGCGGGAAGGGGTCGCGCTGGTCGCGGTGGGCGGGCTCGGCCGCCGTCAGTGCGCCCCGTACGGGGACCTGGACCTGCTGCTGTTGCACACCGACGTACCCGGGGTGGACGAGCTGGCCGCCGGCATCTGGTATCCGGTCTGGGACGCCGGGCTGCGCCTCGACCACTCGGTACGAACCGTCGCTGAGGCCCTCGCGGTAGCCCAGGACGATGTCCGGGTGGCCCTCGGCCTGCTCGACGCCCGTTTCGTCGCCGGTGACGAGGCGCTCGCCGACCGGCTGGTTCGCTTGGCCGCCGACCACTGGCGACGGAGCGCCGTGCGCCGACTGCCGGGGCTGCGAGAGCTGACCGAGGCCCGGTGGGCGGCCCACGGAGAGCTGGCCTTCCTGCTCGAGGGGGACCTCAAGGAGGCCGCCGGCGGGCTCCGCGACGTGGGACTCCTCCGGGCGATCGCCCGCGCCGGCATCACCACTGCGCTACGTCCCGCGGTCCACGCCGCCCACCTGCGGCTACTGGACACCCGGGACGCGTTGCACCTGCGGACCGGCCGGCGGGTCGACCGGCTGGTCGCGCCGGAGCGTGCCGGTGTCGCCACCCTGCTCGGGCTGCGCCAACCGTGGACCGACCCGTCGGCGGAGCCGGTGGACGAGGGGGACCTGCTGCTGCGCCGGGTCGCCAACGACGCCCGGACCGTCAGCCACGCCCTCGACGACGCCTTCCGGGCGGCCGACCGGCTCCGCGCCGGGCGCCGGGGCACCGACGGGCGACCGCTCCGTCGACCGGTAGCCCGGGATGTGGTCGAGCACGACGGTGAGCTGGTGCTCGCCCGCACCGTGATCGGGGTACGCCCGGAGCCGAGCCTGTCCCTGCGGGTCGCCGCCGCGGCGGCGACCACCGGTCTGCCGATCGCGGCGGCCACCTGCGAGTGGCTGGCCGCCTACTGCCCGCCACTGCCGACCCCCTGGCCGGCCGAGGCGCGCGCCGCCCTGGTCACGCTGTTGGGCGCGGGGCCGGGACTGGTGCCGACCTGGGAGACATGCGACCGGTACGGGCTGGTCGACGGCTGGCTGCCGGAGTGGACCCGGATCCGGAGCCTGCCGCAACACCACCCGGTGCACCGGTTCACCCTCGACCGGCACCTGGTGCAGACCGCGTCCGAGGCCGGTCGACGTACCCGGGAGGTGGACCGGCCGGACCTGCTCCTGCTCGGCGCCCTGCTACACGATGTGGGCAAGGGGTTGCCCGGTGACCACAGTCAGGTCGGTGCGCCGATTGCGGAGACGGTCGCCGCCCGGATCGGCCTGCCCGCGGCCGAGGTGGCGCTGATCGGGCGGCTGGTCCGGCTGCACCTGCTCCTGCCCGAGGTGGCGACCCGGCGCGACCTCGCCGACCCGTTGACCATCGCCGGCGTGGCGGCGAAGGTCGTCGACACCAGCACCCTGGAGCTGCTGCACGCTCTGGTCCGGGCCGACGCGGCGGCCACCGGACCGGCCGCCTGGTCGCGCTGGAAGGAACGGCTCGTCGCCGATCTGGTCGCCCGGGTCCGCAGCGCACTGGACACTGGTCGGTTACCCGATCCGCCCGTACCGGATCCGGCGTTGGTCACCGGCCCGCTGCCGGTGGTCCGCCTGACCGGGGACGAGGTGGCGGTGGCGGCGGCCCACCGGCGTGGCCTGCTCACGACGGTGGCCGGTTGCCTGGCTCTACACCGGCTCGACGTGATCTCCGCGGACGCCTCGACGGTTCCCGGGCGGGCGTTGGTCGAGTTCCGGGTTCAACCTCGGTACGGCCTCGCGCCGGATCCGGTAGCGCTCGGCGCCGACCTGCGTCGGGCCGTGACCGGCGACGGGTCGGTGCTTCAGCGGCTGCGTGGTCCGGCCGTCGCCGCCGGTGGCGCGGGCCCCGCGCCCCGGGTGCGGTGGTACCGGGAGGCGGCCACCGACGCGGTGGTGTTGGAGTTGCGGGCGGCCGACGCCGCCGGCCTGCTCTACCGGGTCAGCGCCGCCCTGGACGAGGTGGGAGTTCAGCTGCGGGCGGCGCGGATCTCCACCCTCGGCGCTGATGTGGTGGACGCGTTCTACCTGGTCGGCGCCGGGCCGGACGCCGAGACCCAGGCTCGGATCTCCGCCGCTGTCCTGGCCGCGGCGCGATGA
- the ftsY gene encoding signal recognition particle-docking protein FtsY has protein sequence MTDYLLIALALLGVLILGTVGLVAPKLRRRREPPLPTTEVETRAEEDLAGPPVEAAEAVPPTGILVEPPPAAPVQVPEVPVEVPEPTAGRLVRLRSRLSRSQSVFGKGLLGLLSRDRLDEETWEEIEDSLITADVGIDSTREIVDRLRERTRVLGTRTVAELRALLAAELVNALDPELDRALHTAPKDGMPAVLLVVGVNGAGKTTTCGKVARVLVADGRSVILGAADTFRAAAADQLETWAGRVGAETVRGPEGADPASVAFDAVKRGIETGVDTVLVDTAGRLQNKIGLMDELGKVKRVVEKHGPIDETLLILDATTGQNGLEQARVFTEAVDVTGVALTKLDGTAKGGIVISVQRKLGIPVKLVGLGEGKDDLAPFDPAQFVDALLGAEATGSDA, from the coding sequence ATGACGGATTACCTCCTCATCGCACTCGCCCTGCTCGGCGTGCTGATCCTCGGCACCGTCGGGCTGGTGGCACCGAAGCTGCGTCGCCGTCGGGAGCCGCCGTTGCCGACGACGGAGGTCGAGACCCGCGCCGAGGAGGACCTCGCCGGGCCGCCGGTGGAGGCGGCCGAGGCGGTGCCGCCCACCGGGATCCTGGTCGAGCCGCCGCCGGCTGCCCCGGTGCAGGTGCCGGAGGTCCCGGTGGAGGTCCCGGAGCCGACCGCCGGACGGCTGGTCCGGCTTCGCTCCCGGCTGTCCCGCTCGCAGAGCGTGTTCGGCAAGGGGCTGCTGGGCCTGCTCAGCCGGGACCGCCTCGACGAGGAGACCTGGGAGGAGATCGAGGACAGTCTGATCACCGCGGACGTCGGCATCGACTCCACCCGGGAGATCGTTGACCGGCTCCGTGAGCGGACCCGGGTGCTCGGCACCCGCACCGTCGCCGAACTGCGGGCGCTGCTCGCCGCCGAGTTGGTCAACGCCCTCGACCCGGAGCTGGACCGCGCCCTGCACACGGCACCGAAGGACGGCATGCCGGCGGTGCTGTTGGTGGTGGGGGTCAACGGGGCCGGGAAGACCACCACCTGCGGCAAGGTCGCTCGGGTGCTGGTGGCGGATGGCCGGAGCGTGATCCTCGGCGCGGCCGACACGTTCCGCGCCGCCGCCGCGGACCAGTTGGAGACCTGGGCGGGTCGGGTCGGGGCGGAGACCGTCCGGGGCCCGGAGGGGGCCGACCCGGCCAGCGTCGCCTTCGACGCGGTCAAACGCGGTATCGAGACCGGGGTGGACACGGTGTTGGTGGACACCGCCGGCCGGCTCCAGAACAAGATCGGCCTGATGGACGAGCTGGGCAAGGTCAAGCGGGTGGTGGAGAAGCACGGTCCGATCGACGAGACGTTGCTGATCCTCGACGCGACCACCGGCCAGAACGGTCTGGAGCAGGCGCGGGTATTCACCGAGGCGGTGGACGTGACCGGCGTCGCGCTTACCAAGCTCGACGGCACCGCCAAGGGCGGCATCGTGATCTCCGTGCAGCGCAAGCTGGGCATCCCGGTGAAGCTGGTCGGCCTCGGCGAGGGTAAGGACGACCTGGCCCCGTTCGACCCTGCGCAGTTCGTGGACGCGCTGCTGGGCGCCGAGGCGACCGGGTCGGACGCGTAG
- the ffh gene encoding signal recognition particle protein: MFDTLSDRLSGIFTKLRGKGRLTDADIDATAREIRLALLEADVALPVVKGFIARVKERARGAEVSQALNPAQQIVKIVNEELVNVLGGEARRLQLAKQPPTVIMLAGLQGSGKTTLAGKLASWLRGQGHQPLLVAADLQRPNAVGQLQVLGGRAGVEVYSPEPGNGVGDPVQVARASIEHARRAARDIVIVDTAGRLGIDAEMMQQAADIRDAVNPDEVIFVIDAMVGQDAVRTAEAFRDGVGITGVVLSKLDGDARGGAALSVREVTGQPILFASTGEKLEDFDVFHPDRMASRILGMGDVLTLIEQAEQAFDVDQKEKMTAKLMGGEQFTLEDFLDQLIAVRRMGPIANVLAMMPGMGQMKDQLAEVDDKHFDRVTAIIRSMTPAERTNPKIINGSRRARIANGSGVTVMDVNQLLNRFTDAQKMMKQMGGMMGLPGGRRKATKSPKNKRKGGKGGGRSRAGTGARGGFPGGMPQLPPGLGPDDLAGQGLPPGFKLPKIDFNKLGKGDQRPR, encoded by the coding sequence GTGTTTGACACCTTGAGTGACCGCCTGTCCGGGATCTTCACCAAGCTCCGCGGTAAGGGACGGCTCACCGACGCCGACATCGACGCCACCGCCCGCGAGATCCGCCTCGCGCTGCTGGAGGCGGACGTGGCGCTGCCGGTGGTCAAGGGCTTCATCGCGCGGGTCAAGGAGCGGGCGCGGGGCGCCGAGGTCTCCCAGGCGCTGAACCCGGCCCAGCAGATCGTCAAGATCGTCAATGAGGAGTTGGTCAACGTCCTCGGTGGTGAGGCGCGGCGGCTTCAGCTCGCCAAGCAACCGCCGACCGTGATCATGCTGGCCGGTCTCCAGGGCTCCGGTAAGACCACGCTCGCCGGCAAGCTGGCCAGCTGGCTGCGCGGCCAGGGCCACCAGCCGCTGCTGGTCGCCGCCGACCTGCAACGTCCCAACGCCGTCGGGCAGCTCCAGGTGCTCGGTGGTCGCGCCGGCGTCGAGGTGTACTCGCCGGAGCCCGGCAACGGCGTTGGCGACCCGGTGCAGGTGGCCCGCGCCTCGATCGAGCACGCTCGTCGGGCGGCCCGGGACATCGTCATCGTCGACACGGCCGGCCGTCTCGGTATCGACGCCGAGATGATGCAGCAGGCCGCCGACATCCGGGACGCGGTCAACCCGGACGAGGTCATCTTCGTCATCGACGCCATGGTCGGCCAGGACGCGGTGCGCACCGCGGAGGCGTTCCGGGATGGAGTCGGCATCACCGGCGTGGTCCTCTCCAAGCTCGACGGTGACGCCCGTGGTGGTGCCGCGCTGTCGGTCCGGGAGGTCACCGGCCAGCCGATCCTCTTTGCCTCCACCGGCGAGAAGCTGGAGGACTTCGATGTCTTCCACCCGGACCGGATGGCCAGCCGGATTCTCGGCATGGGCGATGTTCTCACCCTGATCGAGCAGGCCGAACAGGCCTTCGACGTCGATCAGAAAGAGAAGATGACCGCCAAGCTGATGGGCGGTGAGCAGTTCACCCTGGAGGACTTCCTCGACCAGCTCATCGCGGTTCGGCGGATGGGGCCGATCGCCAACGTGCTGGCCATGATGCCCGGCATGGGGCAGATGAAAGACCAGCTCGCCGAGGTGGACGACAAGCACTTCGACCGGGTCACCGCGATCATCCGGTCGATGACCCCGGCCGAGCGCACCAACCCGAAGATCATCAACGGCTCGCGCCGGGCCCGCATCGCCAACGGCTCCGGGGTCACCGTGATGGACGTCAACCAGCTCCTCAACCGCTTCACCGACGCCCAGAAGATGATGAAGCAGATGGGCGGCATGATGGGTCTGCCCGGAGGGCGCCGAAAGGCGACCAAGTCGCCGAAGAACAAGCGCAAGGGCGGGAAGGGTGGCGGTCGGTCGCGGGCCGGCACGGGGGCGCGGGGCGGCTTCCCCGGTGGCATGCCGCAGCTGCCGCCCGGCCTGGGCCCCGACGACCTGGCCGGCCAGGGGCTACCACCGGGATTCAAGCTCCCGAAGATCGACTTCAACAAGCTCGGCAAGGGGGATCAGCGCCCCCGTTGA
- a CDS encoding aminoglycoside phosphotransferase family protein → MTDDRAYVGWRDPHHPTSRLGRPYVTAQEIPLRGGNVSTVVRVGDTVRRNAGPWTPSVHALLRHLEYAGFTGAPRALGMDERNREVLSYLEGECGEYPLAPHWVTDEALVTVATMLRMFHDAQRGFVLPQGAVWRSFGPSPENEVICHHDAAPHNVIWRPDGTLGMIDFDLASPGSRIYDVAYAAWTWVPVFADRDSITLGWRRPDRPRRLRLFADAYGLIPRDRHRLVRTIRKRIVDHVEGIRRMAAAGDPAFVRIVDRGHLRRPMRDLRLLEYEQHALESALRAPARSFGDAG, encoded by the coding sequence ATGACCGACGATCGCGCCTACGTCGGGTGGCGCGACCCGCACCACCCGACGTCCCGCCTCGGGCGGCCGTATGTGACGGCGCAGGAGATCCCGCTGCGCGGCGGCAACGTGAGCACGGTGGTCCGGGTCGGGGACACGGTCCGGCGCAACGCCGGCCCGTGGACACCGTCGGTGCACGCCCTGCTGCGGCATCTGGAGTACGCGGGCTTCACCGGCGCGCCCCGGGCGCTGGGGATGGATGAGCGCAACCGTGAGGTGCTGTCGTACCTGGAGGGGGAGTGCGGGGAGTATCCGCTGGCCCCGCACTGGGTAACCGACGAGGCGCTGGTGACGGTCGCCACGATGCTGCGGATGTTCCACGACGCGCAACGCGGCTTCGTGCTGCCGCAAGGGGCGGTGTGGCGTTCCTTCGGGCCGTCGCCGGAGAACGAGGTGATCTGCCACCACGATGCCGCCCCACACAACGTCATCTGGCGTCCGGACGGCACCCTTGGGATGATCGACTTCGATCTCGCCTCGCCGGGCTCCCGTATCTACGACGTCGCGTACGCGGCCTGGACCTGGGTGCCGGTCTTCGCCGACCGGGACTCGATCACCCTCGGGTGGCGGCGTCCGGACCGGCCGCGGCGGCTGCGGCTCTTCGCCGACGCGTACGGGCTCATCCCGCGCGATCGGCATCGGCTGGTTCGTACGATCCGCAAGCGGATCGTTGACCACGTGGAGGGCATCCGGCGGATGGCCGCCGCCGGGGATCCGGCCTTCGTGCGGATCGTTGACCGGGGGCACCTTCGCCGTCCGATGCGGGACCTGCGCCTGCTCGAGTACGAGCAGCATGCCCTTGAGAGCGCACTCAGGGCGCCGGCGAGGTCGTTCGGTGATGCCGGGTAG